The DNA region TTAATATCACATTTTCTATAATATTTGTCAACAAAATGCGGTGGTTTCTGTTTTCTTATGATGGAAAACTTGGATTTTTCTGAAATGGTCCCCATCACAAGGAACAGACTGTCAAATTCTTCCTCACATGGGGGAAAAATGGTTGAGAAGTTTGTGAAAGAAAAATTACCAGAGATGATGATAAGGACTTGGGgagtggaatttttttttaaggaaaactCTTCATCCAACTTTATGTACTGGTAAATTCAGAGGGAGAATTCTGAAAATGGAAAGTGGGGAAATTGATGGATGTTATTGTTTCTCTAAAAATCCTATATTTTAATTTGGCAGTGTTTTTTTTCAGTGTTCCTAAATTTAGTCCGTATAATAATATAATCCAAACAGAATCCAGAAGAAAGATCTAAAAATGGGATATGAATCATAACCAACAAGTGTCATTAAAGTGCAAAATATCAGTTCCATAATCCAAACCATATTCTAATCAGAATGTTACTGTGACTGCAAAATCTGACAAATTGAAATGCAAGTATAACTCACAATGAAGAATGCAGAGTTTGTGTATTGCTGCTACTTACATGAGGTTGTGGTGTCTCCCTCTTGATTTGTTCATTGAATtgcattattattatataactcAACCGCGTTGAAGCTAGACTTAGTACTATAAATCAATCACTGTGGCATCAAATTACCATTCTACCCACAATTCAGAGTCTAATTTGCTTGACAATTGACATGATGTTTCCAATTTTCAATTACTTGCTTATATGATTGATAAAGTAATAAAAGAACCCCCATACTTTAGAGCAGCAATGaaaagaaaactgaaaaaggaagctttgagtttgaaccATGCAATGCCATAGCCCATAAGTTGGGTGAAGCACGTGGTGACTTTTCCCCACTTTTCACATCTCACAAATGTTATAATGGTGGAGTGTGAATTGTTGTATTGCTCCGGTATTCTTTTAAAATATGAGAGTAGATTATCCTTGCgtcttttatttaaaatattaaaattatatcaCAAATGTAATTGTaaaacatattaaaaaaaataagataaccGATCATGGTAGAAATGTACGGAACACTTTCATTTTAAATGGGTACTAGAGAAACAACCATAATATTGGGAAAAAGTGTTATAATAATTACTTTCAAAGACCTTACCATTTCTCAGGTTCAGTAGTTGAGAAATGAAGAATAATGGCTTTTAAGATCCCTGCATCTAACAACAAGATTGGTTGTGATATGATagggttttttttgtttttctttcttaaatttatcaaacatttTGAACACACAAATACATTGGTTTGTTGAGTTTAtagaatataaaaattaaattaacaaaTCTGACAAACTTTTATGATGATAGGGATTGCACATTGTTGTGGTGGTAGTTGCTGCTCTTGGTTgagatatttataaattaatatttctTTGAATACAATATTATTCTTGGAATATTTATGTTGACACAGCTTTGTTTGAGTATTACGCTCATCATCACAATTATTCCATGAGGTGAGGCAATGGAAAAAGGTGTTTGGGACCTTTTGACCAAAACAAGTAATGTAAATTCAACACACCATGTGCAATGGAGAGAGAAATTCCATAGTCTGGGAAATAGCGAGGCCCCTAACTCATTATCATATTATGGATGAGTACTATGATGAAATGAATGTTACATAATCGACAATTTAGAAGCTAATAAaactatatattaatttatgcATTTGGACTTGTACACTGCTCGAAAAACATGCCCCCCCACAACCTGCCCCCACTTTCTATTCAATTGATTATAGGGAATTTTAAAACATACTAATATACACATGGCAAAGagtttagggcccgtttggtgaccaggatAGGACagaataataatcatatcctgttgttatctgttgtttgttgcaccagcaggatatgataacattATCCTGTCTTCTATCATAttctgtcaatcatgtgtaaaagttatcctgaggggggagctaagatagagcaggataggataccagttatatattttctttcggTATcttaactccaaattaatttattttaatattatataatttataataatattaattaataaatataaaaatattaatttaactaaaataaaaaataaataaaattattattcataaatagtaaaaatagagtactcacttacaaatattaatttattaataataatagactaatttcatattttcatctcctattatttaaaaattatttatctacttatatagtaatttaaatataaagtatttttgaaataataatatttttaatttagttaatttttattgtttatcacatgtcacaactaagtgaaaaacattgattacaaatattgattttttaatagtaatagattaattttttattttcatctcctattatttaaaactacttatctacttatataataatttataattcaaatataaattactttttaaataataatattcttaatttagttaacttttattgttaattatcacgtgtcacaactaagtgaaaaccaatcggttaactgcataattttatttaaaatatagggtatcttcaaaacaataaaatagactaattaataaaatttaaattaattttatttattttaaaatatagactcattcatgaaaatgtaaagaaattaaatttaatagaatgatcaattttaaatgtattttttattcaaatataaatctgatacatttttccttattatATTCTGtcattatcatgtgcacctcaaacacaggatatgataagagtctatcctgctcttatcctatcctattgatatcctgttcacatatcatattctatcatatcctatcctgaccaccaaacggaccCTAAGCATCTAACACATGCCTAACGAGAATTggaaaattttaatatatgCATTCCAAGTTTAGGGTGTTTTCATCGTAAAAGAAGCTAACCAGGACTGCATAAAGTGTGATACGTGGCAATGAAATATCTTTCAGAATGTTAATGAGTGGTCCAAGGACATTGGAAAAAAGAATTTAATGAAATGAAAatgtttatatattatatatgagATTAATAATATGTATTGTtagtataaaataattttatattgacATCAAATCAATATATGTCACATATGGGAGAGAGTTGCATTcatctttaattttaattaaaataaaacatattttttaatttggcaGAACTCAATTGAATATttgtgaaaataaaattgaCATTATCGATACATTAGACCTTTACTAGATAGGCACAATTAAAAAGTACTACCTAACTTTTAAAGATTAAGAAAATAGTTACTAATAATAAATCACTGTAAAAAATTATTAGCTTTCATGGATTACTTTTATATAATTTCGTATGAATTTATAGTAATATTCCAAAATCTTATCATTTCTTTCATATTAGATATAAAGGTAAATTTGGAAAATATATTTAACGCTTCCTAGATCTTAGAAAGTGATTTAACTTAGGAACACATATTTTTCACAAAAAATAACTTACAATAAGGAACGGATGAAGTACTATACATTcttatttttgttaaaatttaaaagggTTAACTACACTTTTTTACTCTCCTTAATTTGGAGTATGTGTGATTTAGTCCATGATTTTTTTCAAGCAGATTtagtcctttttttttattgttgcaaATTAATTCCATATataattatcattatttttttgttgataaaattattatcattattaaacTCTTGAATTCGAGGTTTATAAGACAAATATTCACAAACTGAATCAATTTAATGATTCTAGATGTCATTCCCATCAAAACttattaatcaaattaaataataaatttcattCAGAAATAAAAAATTCCCAATTTTCCACTCTTTAAACCCTAGTTTCATATCTTAAAAAATCCTTCAAAGCTGAGCAAAATTTAACCAATAAATTTACtgttatatttaaaatttgtattatatattaaaGGGTTAATTGTCAAATTAGTCCATGAGTTTGTAAGCGAATTTGATTTTAGTTTATCTCAGGAAAATGACGTTTAATGGCAGTCAAATTGTTCTTTTTTCCTATATTTTTTCTggcctctttttatttttcttaaatcatttttttggtccttttctttttttatgggCGTTTTTTTAGATTTATATTATTGGATCGTGGGCTGTGAGAGGTATGAGTTGGGAAGGATTCATGAGCCAGAGAAATCAACCACATAAAGCAGATTAGTCACCATATATTTAACCCAACACCTTAAGGTGATTGGTTGTGTGTTGCCCCTAATTATAAACTATTCAACATATTCAATTTCATCCCATGTGGGACTCGTTTATACATAAACATGCATAACTCGTTGCTCAACTAGCATTCCAACAGACAGTAACCACAGTGCATGCGCAATCTTCAACATATGTTGTGCGAGAGGTTGAGTCGACAGCGGGCCTAAATTAACCCAGCATGTATGTTATTCACGGGAGTGCAGCAAGAATCTTCCAGGAAAGTGCTTACTGAGATGGGTAATTAACCAAATTCATGCTTTATATAAGAACCAGTTTTGGCAATGAGATACTTAACTGCAAATTAAGTTCAAAGCTCAACACAGAAGAGATTGAGAGTGAAATTAACTAATGGAGATTAAACAGAGAGAAGATTATAGGTTGGGGGATAAGTAGATAAGATTGgtattaatttatgtttaaatcAATTCAAAAGCTTGTTGGTGGTCTGAGTCAAGGGTGGTCCAAAAAATAATTGTTCTGTTGTATCATGTGGTGTTTAGAATAATAAGAAATTGTGAGATTGATGGTCTGCATGAGGGGATTGACCAAATAAAACTCAATTTATTCAAGTTCTGGAACTGCCAAGAACTCTTATGTgcctaaaaagaaaaaagtaggCAGAAGTTCCAATTTTGGTTTTGTatgaggagggcataagagcAATAAGATTGTTCAACGGTATTAAGCTAAAAGATAGAAAGTCTTTATGTTAAAGCATCAGAAGTAAACAGTAGCATTGTTCTCTTATCACAAGAGGAAGATTGGTTGAAGGCGTGCCATGATTAGAAGATGGTTGAAGGTGTGCCATGATTAGAAGATGGTTCTAATCAGTATTGTCTATAAAATTGCATACTGATTAATCTCAGAGATTACAAAAATTCATATTTGATAACTAAATCTAGTACCTGAATAGaagatccaattgtggtaatgGCTGTTGGTGGACccttcatctctctctctccaacAGTCCAACCATAACCACTGTGATTTCCCAAAATTGTTCCATCACTTCTTACAGGGTCTGTGTTTTATCTGGTATCTAAGAGGACAATCTGCAAGCATGCACTTTATATCTCCAGCAATGTGAAGCACATCTCAAAGTTGTTCCAGACAAGCGCGGTTCAAACTTTTTGATTATTTGGAATGGATGTGACAGGGTTTAGTTCAGCTTATACCGGCTTAACTTGTTCTCAATTTACAAATGGCACACCAGAAACAACTTTTCGGGCGTATTCCTCATACTGTGCTCGAAAGAACTGTCTCAAAAAGTATTCCTCATACGGTATTCGCTTAGCAAAAAAGTTCCAGACAACAACTGCAAATCCAATAGTTGATATGGGATTGAAGAGCATTATTTGTGTGCCAACAGACCAAATGAAGAAACCGCAATATCCCGGATGACGAATAAATCTATAAATACCATGAGTGATTAGCTGGTGATTGTCATCATGATGAACCCTAATAAGATGAGTAAAGGACTTCCCTGCAGTTATAATTGACATCTTTCTCATAATTTCCCCAATCACAACCAGCGCCAGGCCCAAATCACTGATAACCCAGTGTTCCTTTAGCTCAGGAAATAAAACAACTTCAATACAGTATTCCAGCAATGAAAACATCATTGCCAAAAGATAGTGTTTGCTAACTAAAAGGGACTTCAGCGTTACACTCGATCTCCCATGAATTCGAACTGCTAGAAAATATTCAGAACCGTGAAAGAAGATTATCGCAACGAACATCTGAGATAACTGTCTGCAAGCGGTGTAGCTAAGGATTTCTGTCATTTTTTCCCAAATAAGTCAATAAGTCTCTTGTTTCGCAGTCTGGTTAGTTCTTATGTAATTTGCTGTCACAGAAAGACTTGGCTGATCTAAAGTAAAGTGTCAATGGTTAAGGAGTGCAAAAGCACCTGTCTTTGAGCCATCAGCAAGGTAAGCGCCTAGCTTCCGATAGAGGCTGTAACCAAAGCTTGTCTATATTTATTACTAGGATTTCTTTCAGCTAAATTCCAGAAACTGTCACGGGCTCCAACTGCCAATTCAACACTCCTCTTTAGTAGCAGTTCCCCTTCTTCAATGGACAGccctctggacaaaaatccaggAAGTGCAGCCTAtaattataaaacaaaattatgaGCAATTGATAAATTTCCAACATTGCATTATAGTAATAACAGGCGTGAACAACCAAAGATATATCCTGAATATTCTGCTCCAACATTAAGATTTAGACCTTGGATTATAGATTTGAAATGTCAATTCCGTTGGCTGGAACCAGTGAAGATATAAAATCACTTTGAAATTCATTCTCATGCTCAACTCATATTGGACAAGATGTTCTATCTATACTCATGAATTCCATTTACCCTTGATAGTAACAGATTGTTATGAATTCCAGACCAATGATCCTAAATATCAAAAGAATTAACATAGTAGATTTCAATAAAATAGATCTTAGTATTAATGCATTTTTCTCCTAAAATCAATTAACAAATTGAAACAGCTGCAGTACAGAGAAATAGATTTATGGAAGTGGTAGTGGTGAAAGGAGAAAGAACAGGCGGTAAGAGGAGCTTCCTTTAGGAAGTGAATATGTATGAGATATAAAATCACGAAGTGAAACCCTAATATACACAACACAAACAAGCATAAGACAGCATTGAATCCATATCAACTTAATAGAGGGAGAGaggcgaagaagaagaagaagaagaagaagaagaagaagaagagtgagGCCATAGCTACCGATTTAGACGGCGGTGAAGGCAACGGAGAAATCCACCTCCGCAGGATCAGAGCGGAGCGGTGCGGTGACGAGTTGGAGCTTGGGATTTGGTGAAGATGCAGTGCGGAAGAGTGAGTGGGTCAAGTGACCAAAATGATTTCGAACTCATGGAAATGAACTATTAGTGGCATGTATTACCGACGGCTTAAATCGTCGTTAATaacattgttattttttttatacatcggaagaTAAACGACAATGATAACTAACAACGTAAAGTTCGGTTGACACTCTTAAAACACATCCATctcataaaaataaagaaaaaagagaagaatGAAAGATAAATGagtgatgtgataggaaaagaaaagaattatagaaaaataaaggaagtggaaatgagataaataaaaaaacggAGATGTGAATAAATCAAAACTCAATGTTTATTGATGGATTGATGGTTATAGACGGTCGGTAATGTGATAGGAAATTTAAGCGCGGGAATTACCAATAGCAACAATCGTTAGTTAAATGACGTTGAACAATCATTTTGGCAGCAAAGGTTTCACCGGTAATTTAATAGGAATCCATACTTGAAACCGTCGGTCTATTAATTGTTATGATCGTTAATCTGTAAATATCAACGACTAAAGTCGTATGCAACCAATATATAACTTCGTGATTAACGTCATTTTTACATCTCTTCAACCTTTGGGCATATTCATACAAGTTagttttctcaatttttttctattttagtacataattttaatattttttatttgctttgtagtttgttctttattttttgttatattAGTGAGCATACTATTTGAGTTTCAAATATCTAAGTTATTGAaacttatttgttaaatttttatAAGACACTTTATGTTACATGATATATTGtgttagaaaataaaataaatgttatCAAACACAGCTCAAATAACATATGAGTGTCCATCACAGAAGAAAAATACACGATGAAGATTGGAACACCAACATCACTATCTCAAATAAATGATGGTTCTAATGGCGACAAATAGAAAGTTTCATAGCAATTAtctcaaataataaaaataaaaatgattcaaTAGATAAAAAGATATATGCGTTATATcgcaaattaagaaaataacacGGATATTTTTCCATTCCTTCATACAATTCCAAAACACAAAAAACAATACCACAAATATCAAGCCAGATATTAGCTAGAAGAACCCAAAAACATAAGCCACCAGCTTGATATTATAAATTCAAAACGCCATCCGCTAATGCAGCGTGCAAAGTTCATCAGAAATTTCAATACGgcaatatttcaaaaaaataacagACTTTCCAATCCTAAGTCTTCACTCAAAAAACATGACTCCTAACACCAAACTTAAGATTTCAGTCACTCCATCAAAATAATGCCGTGAACAGTGATCAAAATTACTGAAAATGACATGTGATTTAAATATTTCCAGTACTCCAATCAAATCGGACAGTAAAGAATTCAATAAACTGGGAAATACGATCTTCTTCACTTTCCCAGTCCGCATTAGCATCAAATTCCAAACCAATGTCATAGGAATCATCTGAATTGTAATATTCCAAGGCAAATGGAAGCCGTATCTCTTTGACCTGCTCACACAACCTCTTCCTCAAACTTCCACTCAAATCAAGACCAAGACAAGATTTCAGGTCAAGATACTCAAGCTGAGGGCAACCATCTAGTATAGCAACCAAGCCTTTATTACTGATCTTGATTCTTGAGATCTCTAGATGACAAAGCTCAGGCATGGTTTTTGCAATAGAATACGCCACTTCATCATAGGCAAAAATGTCACGCACggtgttatattttaatgttttCAGCATAGGGCAACAAAGCCCAATAGCTTCAAGAGAATCCTTAGATAGATTGGTAAATGAAATGTCAATCTCCTCTAACATTGGGAGCTTCTTCACAGCCTCCTTCAATCCTACATCTGAAATTGCACTGCAATGTGGAAGCCGCAAACTGCGTAGTTGGCTTGCACtaaaaatttgaagaaaaacaGAACCACCAAGTAAATAAAATTTACACAATTAGTTATCCATATATAGCAAACAGACGCGTCCAAAATAAAATTGATGGACTTGTCATTAGTACATTAATTTATCAGCATAAAAGTAGGGCATGACAAAAAGATGGCCAATGACTATAAAATACAAGTAGATCTATCGCATGAGCATGCATGAGATAGGATATCAAGCAAAAAGGCATCGatcttaagaaaaaaaaattaagaaaaacatgCATACAACTATACCTGTCACTGTCAGCAATGTATTTGAGGAGATCATCAGAGGCAAAACGCTCAATACTAATTTCTTTGAGATGACCGCAACTTCGTTCAACCGCATTTCTACAAATCATCACCAATTTGGAGATTGAATGATAGGCATGGGGGATCATGTCAATGGTGCGCCACATGAGAGGATCCTTGTAGATGCTCCACCATAAAGAGCACACTTGACTTGCACTCATCAAAATTTCTTCCACACTAAGCCTTTGAAGTATGTTTGTTGTCAATTCTCTTGGAAGTTTAAGCCAGTTTGGTGTCCCATTTGTGCTCTCCCCTTCCGCCTCCTTAGCTGGTCTTGAATACGAATCCATCCTGCAAAGCACTGTAAAACAAAACCGTATGTAGAAACTGGCTGAGGTGTGCTACATTTATAATTAATACGGTTACGGTAACAAATTGTTGAAACACACAATTTGAAATTCAAGATATCTTTGTAACAACCAAATACGTGTGTTAGGATCAAGCAAGTTGGATCAAACCTCATGAACATCAAGACATTGCACGATCTGCAATTCCTAATTGGTAATTGCTCGATTGACAGATGAAAAAGCAAACGAAAAACACACGGACAAGTAAATTTTACCCAGCTAAAATCGACAAGGAAGCATTGAAACAGAGGTAAGATTTGAATTGTCATGTGACTATGTATGATGTATCATTTCTTTTCAATTTCACCACGCATGCACGTGTATATTACTATATTTCCACAGCCAATGTGCCCCTTAAGCGATTTCCcaatcaaataaaatatttagCAATCGATCAAAGAACATAAATGGCATAAATCTCTGTTTTTTCATAAGCACAAATCTCTTTGTTTATACATTGAACGTGTACCAAATTAGCTTTGTGGGCCATTAATTAGTGTCTCTAGCTCAAGTTTTTATTGCATTTGCTCACACAACATGCTTGGTAAATACTGTAATAAGAAGAAAagcaaaacaaaaagaaaaaaacgatAGAAAAGGATTTCTAGTCATTGCTATAGGATGTTGTTGATCTAGGATTTCCTAAGTTTATCAGTTCTAATTACTCAATTTTcattttgggtttagggttctTTGATAATTGTAACATCAACCAAAGAGTCACAACTATTCCCTTAATCACTCCCGTAACCACTAATTACCTCCACTAACATTAATAGCAATAATTCCTCTCCACTAATAACAGTTACTTTCCACCACTAATTACTTTCAACTGAACAATAGAACCCATTCTCCTCTACCTCTCTATGGTATCAGAAGAGCTTGTTGCCTGTCCCTTTCTTCAATCCAAATGGCTTCCTGTCCCTCCAATTGAAAAATGACACATTACAAATTCTACAAAGAGGACAAGTGATTTGATTCTGATGGGGAATAAACCACAACTTACACTAAAGGCAATAAGACTTCCCATTTTTACCCGACAATTAAACAAGCCATGAAAATGATCACAAGTATCATGCTATGCCACATATCACATTCCTAAACATAGGCAGCAAGCTGTCCATTCCgttggaaaaataataatatcagTAGAAACACATTCATGCTTCCTTATCACTGCTACTTCACTCAATGGAGAATGATTTGTTTGAGACATACTCACTTAATGTGGTATGAGAGCCTCTAAGGAGTTAGTCTCATAGCTACCGGCTTTGGAGTTAACCTCTTGGtgcacacacaaaaaaaatgcTACTTCACTCAAATTAGAATGTTATACGAAATTGACGAAATCGTTAGCAAGGATAACATTCAGGGCTGAAATTGATGGTTTACTCCTTAAAAAGAGCTCTACCTAACCTCCCATAGTGGATCTAATGTATTTAGATCATcaaataaaatctaaaaccaaCATCCTAAGGAATATAATTATTCAGCAGAAAAACCTAACCACAATTAGGAATAGGAAGAATACATACAATGAAGGGATGTGATAAACAACATGTTGATAATGGAAATGCAACTGATGAACTGAACATGGATTTGAACCTCCTTTAACCCCAATCTGGTCATGTAATATAGGAATAAGAAAAGCAACAATCCATTCTGTTCAGTCCACTATCTGTTCAGTCTACTATCCAAATAGTGGAGTGTTGAATTTGTTCTATTCTATCATAAAATATCCATACAACTGAAAGATATTTTTATACCACTCCATCTCATTATTTTTATACCATTCCATCTCATTCTTTTTCATTACATTATGTTCCATCAATCAACACATAGCCTTGAGCAAACCATTTTTAATGAGACTAATATAAACCCAGAATTTGCAAGTAGTACAAACAAGACTAAAACAAAACATAATCGATAGTACAAACAAGACTAAAACATAATCGCAAACCATCAGACA from Lotus japonicus ecotype B-129 chromosome 2, LjGifu_v1.2 includes:
- the LOC130740650 gene encoding protein-S-isoprenylcysteine O-methyltransferase A-like; this translates as MTEILSYTACRQLSQMFVAIIFFHGSEYFLAVRIHGRSSVTLKSLLVSKHYLLAMMFSLLEYCIEVVLFPELKEHWVISDLGLALVVIGEIMRKMSIITAGKSFTHLIRVHHDDNHQLITHGIYRFIRHPGYCGFFIWSVGTQIMLFNPISTIGFAVVVWNFFAKRIPYEEYFLRQFFRAQYEEYARKVVSGVPFVN
- the LOC130740648 gene encoding putative F-box/LRR-repeat protein 9 — protein: MDSYSRPAKEAEGESTNGTPNWLKLPRELTTNILQRLSVEEILMSASQVCSLWWSIYKDPLMWRTIDMIPHAYHSISKLVMICRNAVERSCGHLKEISIERFASDDLLKYIADSDSASQLRSLRLPHCSAISDVGLKEAVKKLPMLEEIDISFTNLSKDSLEAIGLCCPMLKTLKYNTVRDIFAYDEVAYSIAKTMPELCHLEISRIKISNKGLVAILDGCPQLEYLDLKSCLGLDLSGSLRKRLCEQVKEIRLPFALEYYNSDDSYDIGLEFDANADWESEEDRISQFIEFFTVRFDWSTGNI